One window of Desulfobaculum bizertense DSM 18034 genomic DNA carries:
- a CDS encoding peptidase U32 family protein, translating to MTFLPELLAPVGNREKLETAIRYGADAVYLGGPIMNLRAKSAAFDWDALCDGIAYAHQHDVSAYMCLNALPREQDLKKVDEALEHISGMDDASRPDALIIADPGVLAKTRKLLPDMPIHLSTQANTANSSSAAFWQDFGVSRVNLARELDLQAIMNIRRALPDLELEVFCHGAMCMAVSGRCVMSAHMNNRSANLGLCTHPCRFDYQVKAIAIEEKTRPGTLAWEVYEEDGYSSILAAEDLCLIKFLPWFMENGVHAIKIEGRMKSGGYLAQVVDSYATGLRALKAGTFRADDHLGELLNTASRPLTSGFFLPEGKRVTYPAAEVQHPIVGRILAQTGDESWQVAVRTRFDCSKPLCILVPGLERPVMASTEYSFENPQGERRDTVHSGTTLTLRASHPALSEGLFLREAAE from the coding sequence ATGACATTTCTTCCAGAACTGCTGGCACCTGTCGGCAACCGAGAAAAACTCGAAACAGCAATCCGCTACGGCGCTGATGCCGTGTACCTTGGCGGTCCTATCATGAATCTGCGCGCCAAAAGCGCCGCGTTTGACTGGGACGCCCTGTGCGATGGCATTGCCTACGCGCACCAGCATGATGTTTCTGCATACATGTGCCTGAATGCCCTGCCCCGCGAGCAGGACCTGAAAAAAGTGGATGAGGCACTGGAGCACATTTCGGGCATGGACGACGCAAGCCGCCCTGATGCTCTGATTATTGCTGACCCCGGTGTGCTGGCCAAGACCAGAAAACTGCTGCCTGACATGCCTATCCATCTTTCCACACAGGCCAACACAGCAAACAGCAGTAGTGCAGCCTTTTGGCAGGACTTTGGCGTCAGCCGAGTTAATCTTGCCCGTGAGCTGGACTTGCAGGCCATTATGAACATCCGGCGTGCCCTGCCAGATCTGGAGCTGGAAGTCTTTTGTCATGGCGCAATGTGCATGGCTGTTTCGGGCCGCTGCGTCATGTCAGCACACATGAACAACCGCTCGGCCAACCTAGGCCTGTGCACCCATCCCTGCCGTTTTGACTATCAGGTCAAGGCCATTGCCATTGAAGAAAAAACCCGCCCAGGGACTCTGGCATGGGAAGTCTACGAGGAAGACGGCTACAGCTCCATTCTGGCCGCAGAAGACCTCTGCCTCATCAAATTTTTGCCGTGGTTCATGGAAAACGGCGTCCACGCCATCAAGATTGAAGGCCGCATGAAGTCTGGCGGCTACCTTGCGCAGGTTGTGGACAGCTACGCGACAGGGCTTCGCGCCCTCAAGGCGGGCACGTTCAGGGCTGACGATCATCTTGGTGAACTACTCAACACAGCGTCCCGTCCTCTGACCTCTGGCTTCTTCCTGCCCGAAGGCAAACGGGTCACCTATCCGGCCGCAGAAGTGCAGCACCCCATTGTTGGCCGCATTCTTGCGCAGACAGGAGACGAGAGCTGGCAGGTCGCCGTACGCACCCGCTTTGACTGTTCAAAGCCTCTATGTATCCTTGTGCCGGGCCTTGAGCGTCCGGTCATGGCATCCACGGAATACAGTTTTGAGAACCCTCAGGGCGAACGTCGCGATACGGTTCACTCAGGAACCACGCTCACGCTTCGGGCTTCTCACCCGGCCCTGAGTGAAGGACTCTTTTTGCGCGAGGCCGCAGAATAA
- a CDS encoding PHP domain-containing protein: MSKIDLHTHSTASDGTLTPTELMELAKESGLEAIALTDHDTTGGLKEAQEAADRLGIELIRGCELSVKHETGFMHIVGLFLPDNPEKLLEKMRWLNEHRVSRNAKILEKLEGLGKHITYEELEKKAAGGTIGRPHIALLLKEKGYVESVEEAFRKFIGDFAPAYVPKVELTPQEAIELLKSENATVILAHPCTLRLSYEEMYHELKELMGYGLDGLECYYTDHSTKNTLEFTSLANRLGLVASGGSDFHGEVKPDIRLGVGRGTLSIPDDVLEKLRAHRAKQGLTA, from the coding sequence ATGTCCAAAATAGACCTGCATACCCACTCTACGGCTTCTGACGGGACACTCACGCCCACAGAACTCATGGAGCTTGCAAAAGAATCTGGTCTTGAAGCCATTGCCCTCACAGACCACGACACGACCGGCGGTCTCAAAGAGGCGCAAGAGGCCGCAGACCGTCTGGGAATAGAACTTATTCGTGGCTGTGAACTCAGCGTCAAGCACGAAACTGGGTTCATGCATATTGTTGGACTCTTCCTGCCAGACAATCCCGAAAAACTGCTGGAAAAGATGCGCTGGCTCAATGAACACCGTGTCAGCAGAAATGCAAAAATTCTTGAAAAGCTAGAAGGCCTTGGCAAACATATTACCTATGAAGAGCTTGAAAAAAAAGCTGCTGGTGGCACCATTGGCCGACCGCACATAGCCCTGCTCCTCAAGGAAAAGGGCTATGTCGAAAGTGTCGAGGAAGCCTTTCGCAAATTTATTGGCGACTTTGCCCCGGCCTACGTCCCCAAGGTTGAACTCACTCCGCAGGAAGCCATTGAACTTTTGAAATCCGAAAATGCCACGGTCATTCTCGCCCATCCCTGCACACTTCGGCTCAGCTACGAAGAAATGTATCACGAGCTGAAAGAACTCATGGGATACGGGCTGGACGGCCTTGAATGCTATTATACAGACCACAGCACCAAAAACACGCTGGAATTTACTTCTCTTGCAAACCGTCTCGGACTTGTTGCAAGCGGTGGTTCCGATTTTCATGGCGAGGTCAAACCAGACATTCGTCTCGGCGTTGGGCGTGGGACGCTTTCCATTCCAGATGACGTGCTCGAAAAGCTCCGTGCGCATCGAGCCAAACAGGGACTGACAGCCTAA
- a CDS encoding Trm112 family protein produces the protein MALNKELLEILACPKCKKSVQQTPKGEGLYCASCKVVYPIREEIPIMLVDEAVDEDLWNEDLSAMHKK, from the coding sequence ATGGCACTGAACAAGGAATTACTCGAAATTCTGGCTTGCCCCAAATGTAAAAAATCTGTGCAGCAGACGCCGAAAGGCGAAGGACTCTACTGCGCGTCCTGTAAAGTCGTGTATCCCATTCGGGAAGAGATTCCTATTATGCTCGTTGACGAAGCTGTTGACGAAGACTTGTGGAATGAAGACCTGAGTGCGATGCACAAGAAATAA